A window of Bos mutus isolate GX-2022 chromosome 3, NWIPB_WYAK_1.1, whole genome shotgun sequence genomic DNA:
tccaactctgtgcaactccacagacggcagcccaccaggctccccgtccctgggattctcctgctGCTAATGACGCCTAATTTCACGGAGTGCCAATAGTACCAGTCCTGCTAACGATGAGGTTTCTTTACCCCTCCAGTAGAGGGCGCAGCTTTTGTAGCCAGTTGCTTTACCAGCCATGGATTTGAAGGCAGTCTTGAGTCACCCTATAGAGACTTCCTTAATTatgcccccttctccttggcTGGAGCTCTTTGAGCTAGAGGCAGTGCTAGCATGTGAGAGAGATGGCAGAGCAGCTGCCACTGTGTAcacaattcttttcttttaaccacTTTTCTTGTAAGTGAATAAATACTATCATCCATGTGGAGGAAATTTACTATAGATGAGGTCTACTTTTGTCTCAACCTCTATCTATCTGTACTCCTCAAGCTGATGTTAGGAATTAAACTTAATGGTCTTCTGAAGAAGAGTAATACCATCTACCTAATTATAAGGGGGGGGGGGATTGGGGGGATCTGTGGGAAGGTGCTGTAAGGAAAGGCATCAAGGAAACAGTCAGGAGTGGAGGATGGTGGAGGTCACGGCCTCCACCTCCTCAcggcagaaaaagagagaagatgttCCTGTCAATAAGTGTTTCCACCAGAGTATGTTAAGCATGATGAAAAACAGATTAGTTTGCTTGCTTTTTGCTTTGAAGCTTTGGGATTCCTTCCCTTCCAAGAGAAGAAAACCACTGTTATCCTTATATGTCAATAATAATTGAACATGTGGGTTATGCGGTCCCAAGCAGCACATTATTGACAAAGGGCAACTTAGATTGTCATGTTGAACTTGACAGCTCCTTCAAGACTCTACATCATTCACAGTAGAAATGTTGTGTACAAGCTGATGTGGAAAGGAAGCTCATGAGAAAATTAAAGAGAACTGGTTCCCAACGTCTCCTCTGACTTGCAGCTCCTGGCTGATGAAACCCTCGAGTGAATTCCATCCCAGAAGCCATTTATTTAAGCCTCTCACTGCTCTATAGCAAATGAAAACCCTGAGGGATGCATTAAAATGCAAACTTCTCAGGAGAGCTCTCTCTGCCAGTTGGCTTGCACAGTCAGTTCTCTCGCCATCCCTCAGTTCCCTCTCTGCGTTAAGGTTGAGGTTAATGACATTGTGTTGGTGTTATCCTTGTTACTGTTAGTGGCCCTTTCCCATCTCTCCCAGTCAGTGCCAGCAACGAAGCAGGGTAAATGGAGAATTCAGAGCACAGGATGCAGAGAATGTGAATGGGTTGCCTCAGCAGCCTTGATGCACTCTGGCTGTTGGCTGTTATGGCCACAACATACCCTCTCTTTTCTGTGCCTCCAGGAAGCCTGTGGCGAGACTGTGTTCTTAAGAAGCTCCAGCACAGTGTCTGTTTGGACTAATCTAAATAAAAGTGTGGCTCCTCAGTGCAAAAGTGTCCATCTGTTTGAGGCTTTCTATATAGAAAACCACTGAGAAAATTGCAATCCTTTAGCCAGACTTATGGAATCTCTGGACCCTCaagcctcctctttctcttcctataGCCATGTTCTCTTCCACAGAGATCCCTAACACTGTCCTTTTCTCTAGACAGTCATGACAACGCTATACAGTATGGGGTGCTCAAAGGGATGTTAAAGATGATCTGCCCTCTTCCTCTCTGCGCTTTCCAGTGTAAGTTGGAAAACTGGATGCAATTCTATCATAGAGAAACAGACAACAGGATACATGAATACACACATAGCTAATTAAAGACAGAGCACTAAAACCTGAGGGCTGGGACACAgtgaagaaagtgaagcagaGCCTCAATAAGCCCTAGAGAAAGAATAAAGGTGATGTGCTCTTGcttacatattttcatttctataacaAATAACATACTGAAGGCATTCTGTGGCGGAATCTGCAGAAGATAGCGATAATTCCTCCCATCCTGGTATGGGCATGGTGCTCTTCCCATCCAGAATTGGAGTCTGTTTCTTTCCCCTTGAATCTGGCTGACCAGGTGACCTGTTTTGACTAAAAGAACATAGTGGAGGTGATGCTATGCCAGTTGAGAGGTCTACTAGTTTCTGTTTGTGCTTTTGGAAGTCATTGTGTACGTAACTGACCGGCTTCCCAGCCAATCATGTGCACAATTAAAGAATTGTCATGTTCCCAATTAAAGAATCTCATCATAGACTGCTGAATTATGGGAGGCCCATGAAGGACAACCAAGAatcccagctgacagccagcaccAGCGCCCTAGACATGTGGGGCCACCTTGGAGCCTGCAGCTCTAGACAAATCCAACCTACTCCTTGTGTAAAGACAAGCTGTCCTTGAACAGTCCAGCAAAACATGAGCAGATGAATAGTTGCTGTTGTTTCAAACCACTAAATATACACATTAATACATGATTGAAACAGCCTTCTATGCATGAAGCTCTGAAGGCTTTATCTCTTTtagtcttcattttacaaatgagttgAAGCTTATAAAATGCTCTAAGTTATGCAGCTGGAAAGTAGAAGCTCTAGGATTTGAACCAGGTCTGTTTGACTTAAAGCTTTCCATAtttcttctcatctctttcaCCCAAGGACCCCCACTGTTCGGGTGGGTCTGGGTTGGAATCATGggtttaagaaagaaaacattcctAGAAGACAGTAAATATAAGGCAAAGTTTTGAGAAAGGAAGGGATCTATTTAGGCCAAGTATGAAGAGCTTTTCTGTTTAGACTAAACACTTGCTTTCAGTTGAGACCAAGTATCTATTCCAGCCTTTCTCAACTGCAGTTCTATGAGAATTAAGTTCCAATGTCCCAAGGCATTCCTTGCATGTGATAAATTAACTTCTTCCTATGCATCCAGGATGTCACTAGTTATCTAGCATCCTTGGGACAACTGAGAAAACAGTCACACTAACCATATGTAGGGTCTAATGCACTTGCTGAGAATGTTGGGAGGACCGTTAAGGAGCAGGGGCCAGAGTCCAAAGCCAGCCAGTCCTGTACATAATGACCAAGAGGCTTGCCTGCATCCAAGGAGAACCGTACTGGAAtcctaaatttttcatttatgcaTTCAACACCATGCTCGAAGTACCTTCTGAACTAAGGCTTACTGTGTGCCTGGGAGGGAGTATGATTTCTTCATTAACTGATCTCTTCATTACTTATCCAAAATCTTTAATACCTATTCATACATATCATTTTGGGGTTGACCTGAGAGGGTCACATATTTCCCAGATTAGAGGTATTTAATGCTGAGTGAAGAATTCTTGTGCCTGGAATCTACATTTTATGCTTTCATTGTCATTCGGATGGAAAAGAAAGTAGATCCATTGCTTATTTCTCTACAACAGCTTTCAAAATCATAATTTGGTGATAGAAAATTGGAAATGAGTTTCCTTAGGAGGAATTAACTCCCAACTTTCTAAAACTGTCTCCTTCACTTACCTGAAGGTGGGTGAAGAATTTCCTTACTCAGGCTGCTCCTAGGGGAAGAAGGAAGGCAGTTAATTAACAGCTTCTTTCCCTCTGATCTCCACTTTGCCACAACCTGCCTGGAGAGAAGGAAGCTACTGGCTTTGGTTTTCTTACCTCCAAAGAGTCTGAACCCTGCAAGCAACTAAAATTCCACCTTCACCAGGAACCCAAGGCAAAAGAGACAATCCTCTTGTCTCAGCTCTTCCTCACATAAACTTGCAAGTTCTGGGTTTCCCCATCCTTTCCCTTTATCACACTACTAAACTCCAAGGCTCCTTCCTTCCTGTGGTATTTATTACAATAACATCTCACTCTTGCAAACCTCACCACCTCAACTTTACAGCTAAAAACTGATTAATAAACAAAAAGCCTATAAATAGCCAAAATAGTGGTCATAAACTCTGGAGACTGAACTTTCAGGCTCTTTGTTAATGGGAGAACTCTTTAACCATCTTTTGGggacttttaatttcaaaattttatatttctgagaAGCTCTATTAACGGATGGCCCAGTCTATTCACAGGCAACCCTTGGAAGCAACAAAGAAAATCCCTAACAAGTAGGCTTAAACTTTTTACAACACAGCTTTTAATTTAGAGGAAGCCAGTTACAAATATTACCCTCAAAAGCTCTTAAGGCACACGGTATAAAACTCGATATTCATAATTATTCTCCTAACCATGTACTGTGACGATCACAATCCTCTTAGATAAGCGAGGGGTCAAATataagctcagagaggtcaaatgTACTCAATATTCTTATCAACAGGGGAGCCACGGTTGAATCTGAACCCAAATCTCCCTGTCTGAAAAACCCGTTGTTTTCTTCACACCGTGAATGGCTCAGGATCCGAATGTTTTTGCCCAAAAAGCCCGTGGAGATGCACTTCTTAGAGAACctcaatattcttaaaatataaatgtttagtTGCTTCCGTAAATTTGGAAAAATGTCAACTGAGGGATCGGGCTCACACGGCGCTTCCGAACGGAGTGAGCCTAAGAAAACGAATTTCCCCAAGCAGAGTATTAATTTCACCGCTTAAAAGCTCAGCTCTGAGCCGATGGAGAAGGAGGGGGCGGAGAAGAGAGTGCGACAGGGCGCGAGGCCCTCGCTCATTGGGCCGTTCCCTCGCGCGCCGCCGCGAGGTCCAGGCTGCTGGAGGGAATCCAAGCAAAATTTCCCGGGCACGAGCGCGCGCTCGCGGTCTCCCCGCCTTGGCCCTCCGGATGGAGTCTTTCTCAGAACGGCTTTCCTCTATGCCCCACCTGCAGACTTCCGGCCGACTGCCCCTCCGCCGCCCCGCCTCAGGAGGGCGTGGGGATGCTGGCATCCACCAATCATTGAGCGCGTGTGGGGGGAGTGGGTGGGACCTGAGAGATTCGAAAGGAGCCCCGCCCCCTCGGAGCTGATTCCCGGGACTAGGTTGTGGAAGGAAAGCACCTTCCACCGGAGGTGAGGCGGATCGTAAACTGAAAACTGAGGGTGGCCTGCAGAAGAGGTGTGGATGCGGTGCTTCGGGGAGTAGAAAGGTGGCTTGGGGAGAGGAAGAACCCGGAGGATGGTGGCGGGGAGGAAGATGGGGCGCATAGACCGCTCCAGCGGTAGGAGGTTGGGTCGCAGAGGGGCGGGGGCCAGTgtgtggagggagatgggagtgCGGGACAATTTGCCCGTACATGCCCTGGTGGTAGCAGAGGTAGTTTACAGGGGCAAGTCCTACTGCGGGAACGCTTGCTTTACCTTCACGATTATTCCCAACCCTTGGCTTGCACCCGGAGTCTAGCTGGGAGGCCTTGGGCAGGATGGAGACGTGAGGAAAGGTGTTTTCTCTCCAGCTCAGGTGTCTGAGCTGActctttcctgctttctggaacATGGAAGATTTAGAAGAAGGTAAGGAAACGCTGGAGGGAAGAATGGGACCCTGTGATTAGAGCCATGTTGGGGACCCAAAGCTGgcattccttctttcctcccctaCAGATGTAAAGTTTATAGCGGATGAGACCTTGGACTTTGGGGGGCTGTCACCATCGGACAGGTAGTAGATGCCTTATCCTGTTTACTTTTTTCTCACAATGATTATTTCTAACCCCTTACTGCTGAATTATTGGCCTCAGGTCTGGATTGGTCATTTAACAAGGTTGGGTGCACTGGAGCTTCTGGGTGGCTGGGTGACTAGGGCCCTGTGACACTGCTGGGGATGGGGGGAGTGATAAGCTGGAATGAGATTTCAGGGTGTTAAGAAGAAGGGTAAGTGGATTTGTGGCATCTTCACCCGGCATAATTTCCAATGTCAGTAAGCATGGAAGGCCTCGTAGAACCAGGAGTTTCATCACTTAGATCTCACGGCCAGTATGGGCTTCAGGGTTTGCACTTGTGTTCTTGGCTCTGCTGTGGGGGTTTTGCCCAGTCCCCCTTGCAGTCTTCTCCCGTGGGCATGATGCctgctttgttttctgtctcaGTCGAGAGGAAGAAGATGTAGCGGTGTTGGTGACTCCAGAGAAACCCCTCCGACGAGGCCTCTCCCATCGAAGTGACCCAAATGCAGTGGCCCCCACTCCCCAAGGTCTGAGGCTCAGCTTAGGCCCCCTCAGTCCGGAGAAGCTGGAAGAAATCCTCCATGAAGCCAACCGGCTGGCAGCTCAGCTGGAGCAGTGTGCCCTGAAGGAGCGGGAGAACACAGGCGAGGGCTCAGGGCCTCGAAGGGTGAAGCCCAGCCCTCGGCGGGAGACCTTTGTGCTCAAGGACAGTCCTGTCCGAGACCTGCTGCCCACCGTGAGCTCTTTGGCTCGGAGCACCCCCTCTCCAAGCAGCCTGACACCCCGACTCCGGAGCAGCGATAGGAAGGGGTCCATCAGGGCTCTTCGAGCAACATCTGGAAAGAAGCCCTCCAGTGTGAAGAGGGTGAGTTGAGAGGGCTTGGCTTAGATGTGTGCCTCCGACACTGTGCATGACCCAGTACAGGCATTTTTCTTGTTGGTAAGATAGTCAATTTCTACCTTGCAGAATTGTTGGAATTAAACGAGGTGCCATAAGCAAGGCACGTACCACAGCATCTGTGTATAAGCTCTGTAACGTCTGTAATAAGCTCTCAATAAATGGCGCTGGTGGTGACGCTGCTGTTGTTGGCAGCTAACTTCTGCTCTTCTTGCTGGGATCTAGGAAACTCTCCACCTCTGTCCCTGAGTCAGCCAGCAGAACAGATTCTTTTTCCACTCTAgtcctttttctccctctgtgTGTTTCAGGAGTCGCCCACATGCAATCTGTTCCCTGCCTCCAAAAGCCCAGCGTCTTCCCCTCTTGCCCGATCAGCTCCTCCGGTCCGGGGAAAAGCTGGGCCCAGTGGGAGAGCGACAGCAAGTGAGAAGACCTGGGCAGTGAagctgtgggtgggtgggtgtggggagtggggaggatgtGGTGCGAACCCTGAAATTCCTCTGCTTCTCTCACCAGGCCCACCTACCCCTGTCAGACCAGTCTTGGCCCCACAGCCTCCTGCCGGCAGCTCTCAGCGCCCGTCTCGGCCCCAGGGAGCAGCTGCTAAACCTTCCAGTCGACTGCCTGTTCCCTCGGCCGTTCCCAGGCCTGGCAACAGGATGCCACTCGCCAGCCGGAGTGTCCCATCCAGCAAAGGTGCCCCTCCTTCAGATTCCCTGTCAGCTCGGAAAGGACTTCCAAGACCAAGTGCGGCAGGACACAGAGGTGAGGAAGAACAGACAAGAATAAGAAATCAGAAGGAATAATATTTGCCCTTGCCCAGCATGCACGCACTCTCCCAGTTGGTCACAGCGACTCTTCCACCCTCATTATAGCTGTGTCtggagatggggagactgagttAAGGAGAGGATGTGGGCCTGAGCAAAGCGTTCAAGCCTTGGTTTTCGAATACCTTATGTTTTTTACCTTGGGGAAGAAAGACAGTATCCCAGACTCAGTCTGCCTTGACTGCACTATTTCTTTTTGAGAAGGTCGCTTGAACTCTCTGCTAACTCATGTCTTTTGTTGACTCCCATCAAGTTCCTGTTTCTCAACGACCAAATCTTCCCATCTCTGGTGCTGGTCGCAGCAATCTGCAGCCTCCCAGGAAAGTTGCTGTCCCAGGATCTACCAGGTAAGacactgagatgctgtctctttCTTCCTTATCATCTGCACTTCCGAGCTGTTTTGCCCATCAGCCCCAAATCCCATGAGGCAAGATGGGCAGGAGGAGGGAGCCTCGAGGGGCACGGAGTCCCATTGCTTCCTACCCTGAGGAACTTGAATTCAGCTGGTGACAGATGGGCTTGTGAAAGAAGGGCAATTTAAAGCAGTTCCTCCTTCTGTCTCCTTAGGTAAAGGGATCAGGACAGCAAGCAAGAATTCAGTAGCAAACCACTACAGCCACTGCCTGGACTCACCTCTGTTCGGTTTCCCAAGCCTTCTTCTTGGAAGCAGGCCTGATTTTAGCAGATCTGGCCCAGGGATAGAAGAAAGAGCTGCCACCCCAGCTGGTGCTTCAGGACTAGAGACTGTGGGAGATGGGGTGGATTAGGGTTGAGCTGGAGGGGAATCAAACTCTCTGAGTTGAAACTAGATAGGGAAAAGAGGTTGCCTCCCAGTGGTGAAGTTcacacagagaaaataagaaatgctggagagtgttTGTCCTCATCCACCCCCACTCTGGTATCCTGGTccaaagtttgatttttttcctgggCTTCGGTTCACTGGACATTTACATGTGAATGGCCTCTGTGGCCAACCTCCCTGCTCTCCGAGGAGCAGGCCTCCAGAATCACATCCTCTCCTGGACTCAGGCCTGTTtggagaggcagaggcaggcaTCTGGTCTCCAGAACTTGTTTCCTGTGGATTCTGTGACTCCTAATGGGCCAGTTTATAATAAGCTTACTCCATCAGTCtgcattttttcctaaaataaaatgcatatatttttatattctgtgtACATGTGGAAGTAAATACTCCTCCAGTTTCTAACAGATTTGGAGTAAACTCCTGTGTAATTTCAATGTGGGAGCCGGGATGGGTTTCCCCGGCTGGGGTCTGAATAGGCCCGAGGGCCTTGAGATTCCAGCTCATCAGGCAATGAGTAGCCCCCTTGCTGGCATTCAGTGGGAACAGGCTGCCTTTTCCCAGGCATTTCCAGGCTTCTTATGTTATTAGTGGGTCCAGATCAACTTAAGTATAGTTTAATTCACAGTATGTGAGCCTATCAAACCAGGGTCTTGGTAAATTATTTATATCCTAAATGTGGGTGTCTTTTCCTGGTAAGAGAATAGAGCTGCCTTGGAACTGAGCATCTTGTCTGCTGTACTTCAAGGACGAGGGAGCCCTTGGGTGGGTACTCTGGTGTTCAGGTTTGCTGGTTGTCTCAGGTAGAAGATACTGATCACCTCCTCCTGTTGTGCCTCACATCTTTAGAATTGTTGgtgttctccttttctttcccctacTAGAGGGCTGGCACCAGGGTTTATAAACTTGTGCTGTGCCTCGTGTCGTGAGTTATACATGGTGGaggatttcattcatttactgaaaaaataattgaGTGCAAGATGGGggtgtttgttaaatgaatgacaaAAGGTTTAACAGATTAAACTACGGGTCTCCCTTTTCTCACAGCCATTGATTCTTGGAACCGGAACCAGCTCAATTCCTTGTGAGTTTTGAGAGGATTTCCTCCTTGGAGGCCAGGCCCTGACTTAAGGAAGCCTGCAGGCAGCTGGATAAAGGGAGTGCGTTCCGGCTGGTGCACTGCCCCAGGTTTACACATCCATAGGCCCCCTTCTGAGGCACTAACAGGCCCTTCCCCTAGTTCCCAGGGccacccaccgcccccacccATGGCTtcttccttcttatggctgatcGGCAGGTTCATTCACCTGTATCACCATGATAGTTGTATACACGTCACTTTTCCTGAGCCTCTTGCAGCAACTCCTGCAGCCTCTGGGCTTCTGAACATTGAGTTCAGGGACGGGGTGTGGAGATAGACACCGAGTATTTAACTCTGGAGAAATTTGGCAGAGGCAAGAACAACGTCAGATGTGCATCCCGACTGCGTCCTGCACTGGTGTCTGACAGAAGCAAGTCCGGGCACACACTTAGGCGTGGCCAGCAGATGGCATGTTTGTGTGGCCTGGGTGTGGGCCAGGTCCTGTGGCTCCTGAGGCAAAATAAGCAGCAGACCCGTGTGTTGTTGCCACCTGGTGGCCAAAGAGGACAAGACACGTTCCTTTTGCCCTTTAGGTCAGTCTGGGGTTTGGTTAAAGGTTAACGGCTCTTCCAATCCCGCTGCAAATCTGCTTAAGCAACAATGCAGTGTTAAGGAGGCAGTGTCAGCTGGGGAGGAGCCCCCCCCCCATTCCCCCCAGCAGCTGCCCTTCTCCTTTGCTACCTGCTTACTTCCTTCCCTTTTGGTCaggctttctgttttttctctttctgcactCTACCTCCACCCCAACCCAGTAGCACCAAGGAGGGAAGCCAAGGTTTGTTGGCCTCTTACTATGCACTGTGAGCTGTTCAAAGCACTTAcatgtgttaactcatttaattctcataaaagCTCAATTAGGCAGAAGCCATCATCCTCATTTTGCAGGcagggaaacaggctcagagagattaagtcacGCAGTCTGGTTCCAGTGTTTGTGTTCCAAACAGCTCCCCTCTGTGGCCCCCATGTGAACTCCCTATCTGGTTTGTTGAACAGatagaaaaacacaaaacttgGGAACACAAGTGATGTGGCAGAGTGTACAGCTGGCTAGAGTGTGCATAGTTGCTTTATCTCCGATGCGGAGAAACACAAGACGATCCAGAGGAGTGAAGTCAGAAGGTACCTAGTCACTGAGCACCTTTCAATTCCCACCAGCCTCTTAACTCAACCCTGCCTACCTCCTGAATTCTGCTCCCAGAACAGGACTCAGCTGGAATCCTGCCTGCTCTGTGCAGCCTCTCCAGCCATACAGGTCCCTCCTGTCCTGGTGAAAAGCGTACTTTCCCTGCTATCGGTCACATCTTCCTTGGAAATGCCAGGACATGGGCTCAGTACTGATGAGGCTACTCGGGGGTCGCCCACTGCTGCAAGTGTCGGTAGAGGATATCT
This region includes:
- the PSRC1 gene encoding proline/serine-rich coiled-coil protein 1 isoform X1, which codes for MEDLEEDVKFIADETLDFGGLSPSDSREEEDVAVLVTPEKPLRRGLSHRSDPNAVAPTPQGLRLSLGPLSPEKLEEILHEANRLAAQLEQCALKERENTGEGSGPRRVKPSPRRETFVLKDSPVRDLLPTVSSLARSTPSPSSLTPRLRSSDRKGSIRALRATSGKKPSSVKRESPTCNLFPASKSPASSPLARSAPPVRGKAGPSGRATASPPTPVRPVLAPQPPAGSSQRPSRPQGAAAKPSSRLPVPSAVPRPGNRMPLASRSVPSSKGAPPSDSLSARKGLPRPSAAGHRVPVSQRPNLPISGAGRSNLQPPRKVAVPGSTR
- the PSRC1 gene encoding proline/serine-rich coiled-coil protein 1 isoform X2 — protein: MEDLEEDVKFIADETLDFGGLSPSDSREEEDVAVLVTPEKPLRRGLSHRSDPNAVAPTPQGLRLSLGPLSPEKLEEILHEANRLAAQLEQCALKERENTGEGSGPRRVKPSPRRETFVLKDSPVRDLLPTVSSLARSTPSPSSLTPRLRSSDRKGSIRALRATSGKKPSSVKRESPTCNLFPASKSPASSPLARSAPPVRGKAGPSGRATASPPTPVRPVLAPQPPAGSSQRPSRPQGAAAKPSSRLPVPSAVPRPGNRMPLASRSVPSSKGAPPSDSLSARKGLPRPSAAGHRVPVSQRPNLPISGAGRSNLQPPRKVAVPGSTR